One window of Desulfitibacter sp. BRH_c19 genomic DNA carries:
- a CDS encoding segregation and condensation protein B, whose amino-acid sequence MVLFFKNENKGILESLLFVATEPLTVSRMSQITEIEEQTVSELIKEIQDEYTEPHKGLMIEQVAGGYRIVTRPEYLPYIEKLYKPQVNPLSQAALETLAIIAYKHPVTKAEIESIRGVKADSVVGTLLERGLVEEVGRKDTPGRPILYGVTNKFLEYLGLNDLDQLPQIDGLPPLVS is encoded by the coding sequence ATGGTCCTTTTCTTTAAAAATGAAAATAAGGGGATTTTGGAATCTCTATTATTCGTTGCTACAGAACCTCTTACTGTAAGTCGTATGTCTCAAATAACTGAAATAGAAGAACAAACTGTATCAGAACTTATCAAGGAAATTCAGGATGAGTATACAGAACCACATAAAGGTTTAATGATTGAGCAGGTGGCAGGTGGCTATAGAATTGTAACAAGACCTGAATACTTGCCATATATTGAAAAACTATATAAACCACAGGTAAACCCCTTGTCACAAGCAGCTCTGGAAACTCTAGCTATTATTGCATATAAGCATCCCGTAACAAAAGCTGAAATTGAAAGTATTAGGGGAGTTAAGGCAGATAGTGTTGTTGGAACATTGCTTGAGAGAGGCTTAGTTGAAGAGGTGGGAAGGAAAGATACACCTGGGAGACCTATTTTATATGGGGTAACCAATAAATTTCTAGAATATCTAGGCCTTAATGATTTAGATCAGTTACCTCAGATAGATGGTTTGCCTCCTCTTGTCTCCTAA
- a CDS encoding sporulation protein YtfJ: MKTAMESIKEMVDVNTVVGDPVETPDGTIIIPISRLTCGFAAGGGEYTSSGEDEKSGENVPFGGGSGGGISVQPMGFLVVGGGHVRLLPVDGNKAVIDRIIDMAPQLASQLQSLFNKSTTDDNEEETLYQGGV, translated from the coding sequence ATGAAAACAGCAATGGAAAGTATAAAGGAAATGGTGGATGTTAATACAGTAGTAGGGGACCCGGTCGAAACTCCTGATGGGACCATAATTATACCTATTTCGAGATTAACATGCGGTTTCGCTGCTGGTGGTGGAGAATATACTAGTAGTGGTGAGGATGAAAAGTCTGGCGAAAATGTACCTTTTGGCGGTGGAAGTGGAGGGGGAATTTCCGTTCAACCAATGGGTTTCTTGGTAGTTGGAGGAGGACATGTAAGACTTCTACCAGTAGATGGTAATAAGGCTGTTATAGATCGGATAATCGATATGGCACCTCAATTAGCAAGTCAGTTACAATCTCTTTTCAATAAATCAACTACAGACGATAATGAAGAAGAAACTCTTTACCAAGGAGGGGTATAA